A stretch of the Heliomicrobium undosum genome encodes the following:
- a CDS encoding sensor histidine kinase, protein MSGLQDFLPKYPIGIRVKLLIAFLLAVLVPAAALGGGLLFMVATDETFGLLPQQVSAGFLPTFAKSVGDAHARYANWDEAVVAAEIGDLPPGWRLLVIDPNGVVVFDPIGRSEGASVALPELARMIGGQRALQTHRSQQSPAIDDTMHYLYEPVTVNGKEVALALAGYPAQPLEAAAQRHLRSLGLIGATAVAAVLFFLLLFLSRSILSPIGKLGRATETIARGNLSARVAIDRRDEFGRLGEAFNRMVGEIEALRKREQKLVLSRQEMVANISHDLRTPLSSIRGYVEGLLDGLAAEPERRQRYLQVIHDKTISMERQIEDLFELSRLEAGHLPMDFVRLHPGEMIADLAESLRYDAEAAGLSLEWKAPDNLPSLLADPTQIERVVANLVHNAIRHTKPGGRITITAALVDQELLFSVRDTGEGISPDDLPHVFQRLYRGDKSRAKAQGGTGLGLAIAREIIHAHGGRIWAESERRQGSVFYFTLPVILTRA, encoded by the coding sequence ATGAGCGGCTTGCAAGATTTCCTACCGAAATACCCGATCGGCATCCGCGTGAAGCTCTTGATCGCCTTTTTGCTGGCGGTCCTCGTACCTGCCGCCGCCTTGGGCGGCGGTTTGTTGTTCATGGTCGCCACCGATGAAACCTTCGGCCTGTTGCCCCAGCAGGTATCAGCCGGTTTTTTGCCGACCTTCGCCAAGTCCGTCGGTGACGCCCATGCCCGTTATGCCAACTGGGACGAGGCCGTAGTGGCGGCGGAAATCGGGGACTTGCCTCCCGGTTGGCGCCTGCTGGTGATCGATCCGAACGGTGTCGTCGTCTTTGATCCCATAGGCCGTTCAGAAGGCGCTTCGGTCGCGCTGCCGGAGTTGGCCCGCATGATTGGGGGACAACGGGCGCTGCAGACGCACCGGTCGCAACAGTCGCCGGCAATCGATGATACGATGCATTACCTATACGAACCGGTGACGGTGAATGGAAAAGAGGTCGCCCTGGCCCTCGCCGGCTATCCGGCGCAGCCCCTAGAAGCAGCCGCCCAGAGACACCTGCGCTCTCTCGGCCTTATCGGCGCGACGGCCGTAGCGGCGGTGCTCTTTTTCCTGCTCCTCTTTCTGTCGCGGAGCATCCTTTCCCCCATCGGCAAACTTGGCCGCGCGACAGAGACCATCGCCCGAGGCAATTTATCGGCCCGCGTCGCCATCGACAGGCGGGACGAGTTCGGTCGCCTCGGTGAAGCCTTCAACCGCATGGTGGGTGAGATTGAGGCGCTGCGCAAACGGGAGCAAAAACTGGTGCTGTCGCGCCAGGAGATGGTGGCCAATATCTCTCATGACCTACGCACCCCCCTTTCCTCGATCCGCGGTTATGTAGAGGGCCTCCTCGACGGCTTGGCGGCGGAACCGGAGAGACGGCAACGCTATCTCCAAGTGATCCACGACAAGACCATCAGCATGGAGCGGCAAATTGAAGATCTCTTCGAACTGTCTCGCCTGGAGGCGGGACATTTGCCGATGGACTTCGTCCGTTTGCATCCGGGCGAGATGATCGCCGATCTGGCGGAATCCCTTCGCTATGACGCGGAAGCGGCAGGCCTGTCGCTGGAATGGAAGGCGCCGGATAATCTGCCCTCCCTCCTCGCCGACCCGACGCAAATCGAGCGGGTGGTGGCTAACCTTGTCCATAATGCGATTCGGCATACGAAACCGGGCGGGCGAATCACCATCACAGCCGCCCTGGTCGACCAGGAATTATTATTCTCGGTTCGGGATACGGGGGAAGGCATCTCTCCTGACGATTTGCCCCATGTCTTTCAGCGGCTCTACAGAGGGGATAAGTCCCGCGCCAAGGCGCAGGGCGGAACCGGCCTCGGACTGGCCATCGCACGGGAGATCATCCACGCTCATGGCGGAAGGATTTGGGCAGAGAGTGAGCGTAGGCAGGGGAGCGTTTTTTATTTCACGCTGCCAGTTATCCTAACGAGGGCATGA